A single Deinococcus betulae DNA region contains:
- a CDS encoding chloride channel protein, translated as MRSPLPRAVLNRLETGRLVVLSVLLGALVGGLSIVLRLLLDFLVGLGTRVTDYAPPGTTGEGGLMMAFGTGHPWGLLALPVLGALCAWLIPARHGDPLTQLVGGYHARGQWPPLGIQLRTLAGTLLGYGGGLMVGRDAAYTMTGQLGAGLMARVTRLDAVELRTLTLAGGAAALGAVLHAPLAAAVLVAEVLYRRFEFEFEVVMPCVLAAVAGTAVYGLAFGFTPLLSLPDVQVPAAPQLPAFLLVALAATALGWGSLLACRVLPERWTDGPLRPVIGAAFGGLTAAIALYSTPAVLGDGSGWMQLGAAGFLGSEAAGHGAWRWLLLALGARIALGGGVLPSVAVGGLVGTGLGSLLGIDTAIACLVGAVAFLTVTLNVPLAAGLLAVTWGGETLLPLALVASGLAHTLSGTSGLVPSQLNARRDSPVHSSGPAWLPDTVRFRARRAPAAAASPAAVPYDAPEAALEGADVLPAPSSERELYRRAVPASWGGARLQVVSLPPGVEIVGVVRDGTVRLPRPALRLTPTDELVFLARPDAYAALEGILRLPGA; from the coding sequence ATGCGTTCTCCGCTGCCCCGCGCCGTTCTTAACCGCCTGGAAACCGGGCGGCTCGTGGTGCTGAGTGTGCTGCTGGGCGCACTCGTGGGCGGCCTGAGTATCGTGCTGCGCCTGTTGCTGGATTTTCTGGTGGGGCTGGGAACCCGCGTGACCGACTACGCGCCGCCGGGCACCACCGGCGAGGGTGGCCTGATGATGGCGTTTGGCACTGGCCACCCCTGGGGCCTGCTGGCCCTGCCGGTCCTAGGCGCGCTGTGTGCGTGGCTGATCCCTGCTCGCCACGGTGACCCCCTGACCCAGCTGGTAGGCGGCTACCACGCGCGCGGCCAGTGGCCCCCGCTGGGCATACAGCTGCGCACCCTGGCCGGCACGCTGCTGGGCTACGGCGGCGGGCTGATGGTGGGCCGCGACGCCGCTTACACCATGACCGGGCAGCTGGGCGCAGGGCTGATGGCGCGCGTGACCCGCCTGGACGCCGTGGAACTGCGGACGCTGACCCTGGCCGGCGGCGCGGCGGCGCTGGGCGCCGTGCTGCATGCGCCTCTGGCCGCAGCGGTGCTGGTGGCCGAGGTGCTGTATCGCCGCTTCGAATTCGAGTTCGAGGTCGTCATGCCCTGCGTGCTGGCGGCGGTGGCGGGCACGGCGGTCTATGGTCTGGCGTTTGGCTTTACCCCGCTCCTGAGCCTGCCCGACGTGCAGGTGCCCGCTGCGCCGCAGTTGCCGGCCTTCTTGTTAGTCGCGCTGGCGGCCACGGCGCTAGGGTGGGGGTCTCTGCTGGCCTGCCGCGTGCTGCCCGAGCGCTGGACCGACGGCCCCCTACGCCCAGTGATAGGCGCCGCGTTTGGGGGCCTGACCGCCGCCATCGCCCTGTACAGCACGCCCGCCGTGCTGGGCGACGGCAGCGGCTGGATGCAGCTGGGCGCCGCTGGCTTTCTGGGCAGCGAGGCCGCCGGACACGGCGCCTGGCGCTGGCTGCTGCTCGCCCTGGGTGCGCGCATTGCGCTGGGGGGCGGCGTGCTGCCGTCAGTGGCGGTGGGCGGCCTGGTGGGCACGGGGCTGGGCAGCCTGCTGGGTATTGACACGGCCATAGCCTGCCTGGTGGGCGCGGTGGCCTTCCTGACGGTCACGCTCAATGTGCCGCTGGCGGCCGGCCTACTGGCCGTGACCTGGGGCGGTGAAACGCTCTTGCCACTGGCCCTGGTCGCCAGTGGGCTGGCCCACACCCTCAGCGGCACCAGCGGACTGGTGCCCAGCCAGCTGAACGCCCGGCGCGACAGCCCGGTCCACTCGTCGGGCCCGGCCTGGCTGCCCGACACGGTGCGCTTCCGGGCGCGGCGGGCGCCCGCTGCTGCTGCCAGCCCCGCCGCCGTGCCCTACGACGCCCCCGAGGCCGCGCTAGAGGGGGCCGACGTGCTGCCCGCCCCCTCCAGCGAGCGCGAGCTGTACCGCCGCGCCGTGCCCGCCAGCTGGGGCGGCGCGCGGCTGCAGGTGGTCAGCCTGCCACCGGGCGTCGAGATCGTGGGGGTGGTGCGCGACGGCACCGTGCGCCTGCCCCGCCCCGCCCTGCGCCTGACCCCCACCGACGAACTGGTCTTCCTGGCCCGGCCCGACGCTTACGCCGCGCTGGAAGGCATCTTGCGGCTGCCGGGGGCGTAA
- a CDS encoding tripartite tricarboxylate transporter permease → MDAIQSLLAGFDTALTPMNLLWALIGVTLGTLVGVLPGIGPALTVALLLPVTAKLPPVSAFIMFAGIYYGGMFGGSTTSILLNTPGESSSIITALEGNKMARKGRAAAALATAAIGSFIAGTIGTILLTFAAPAIADIAVQIPPGAKFALILLAFVTISATFGGSPLRGLISLLFGLAIGLVGTDLQSGQARFTLGFPELLDGIEFVTVVIGLFAVGETLYVASRLRKGGANVIKLAGNARMNREDWRRSWKPWLRGTALGFPFGAVPAGGAEIPTFLSYTLEKKLSKHPEEFGQGAIEGVAGPEAANNAAAAGVLVPLLTLGLPTSATAAILLAAFQQYGLQPGPLLFITNTDLVWGLIASLYIGNVMLLALNLPLAPVWARLLLIPRPFLYAAILVFSTVGVYSLNNSVFDLYLLALFGVIGYGMRRFDFPVTPAIIGVVLGPAAESLFRTAMQQSSGDVGALLRQPLTAFLLLVVLAALVVPQVLKVRARRQSTQP, encoded by the coding sequence ATGGACGCCATTCAGTCGCTGCTGGCCGGCTTCGACACCGCCCTGACTCCCATGAATCTGCTGTGGGCGCTGATCGGCGTAACGCTGGGCACGCTGGTGGGGGTGCTGCCCGGCATCGGCCCAGCGCTAACGGTGGCGCTGCTGCTGCCGGTAACGGCCAAGCTGCCGCCAGTCAGTGCTTTCATCATGTTTGCCGGCATCTATTACGGCGGCATGTTTGGAGGCAGCACCACCTCGATTTTGCTGAACACGCCTGGCGAAAGCAGTTCCATCATTACGGCGCTGGAAGGCAACAAGATGGCCCGCAAGGGCCGCGCCGCCGCCGCGCTGGCCACCGCCGCCATCGGCTCGTTCATTGCCGGGACGATTGGCACGATTCTGCTGACCTTCGCCGCGCCGGCCATTGCCGACATCGCAGTACAGATTCCACCGGGCGCCAAGTTCGCCTTGATTCTGCTGGCTTTCGTAACCATCAGTGCCACTTTTGGCGGCTCGCCCCTGCGCGGCCTGATCAGCCTGCTGTTCGGCCTGGCCATCGGCCTTGTCGGCACCGACCTGCAAAGCGGTCAGGCCCGCTTCACCCTGGGTTTTCCCGAACTGCTAGACGGCATCGAATTCGTGACGGTGGTCATCGGCCTGTTTGCCGTAGGCGAAACGCTTTATGTGGCCAGCCGCCTGCGCAAAGGTGGGGCCAATGTCATCAAGCTGGCCGGCAACGCCCGCATGAACCGCGAGGACTGGCGCCGCTCCTGGAAACCCTGGTTGCGCGGCACGGCGCTGGGCTTTCCTTTCGGCGCGGTGCCCGCCGGCGGCGCCGAGATTCCCACCTTCTTGTCCTACACCCTAGAAAAGAAGCTCAGCAAACACCCCGAGGAATTTGGACAGGGCGCCATTGAGGGCGTGGCCGGTCCCGAAGCCGCCAACAACGCCGCCGCCGCTGGCGTGCTGGTGCCGCTGCTGACCCTGGGGCTGCCCACCAGCGCCACCGCCGCCATTCTGCTGGCCGCCTTTCAGCAGTACGGGCTGCAGCCTGGGCCGCTGCTGTTCATCACCAACACCGACCTGGTCTGGGGCCTAATTGCCAGCCTGTATATCGGCAACGTGATGCTGCTGGCGCTGAACCTGCCGCTGGCGCCAGTCTGGGCGCGGCTGCTGCTCATTCCACGCCCGTTCCTGTACGCCGCCATTCTGGTGTTTTCGACGGTGGGCGTCTATTCACTGAACAACTCGGTGTTTGACCTGTACCTGCTGGCCCTCTTCGGGGTGATTGGCTACGGCATGCGCCGCTTTGACTTTCCGGTCACGCCCGCCATCATCGGCGTCGTGCTGGGGCCAGCCGCCGAGAGCCTGTTCCGCACCGCCATGCAGCAGAGCAGCGGCGACGTGGGCGCGCTGCTGCGTCAGCCGCTGACGGCTTTTCTCCTGCTGGTGGTGCTGGCCGCGCTGGTGGTGCCGCAGGTCCTGAAGGTGCGCGCCCGCCGCCAGAGCACCCAACCCTGA
- the sodA gene encoding superoxide dismutase has product MAYELPKLPYAYDALEPHIDTRTMEIHHTKHHQTYVDNANKALEGSDLADLPVEDLIQKLDQVPADKKTVLRNNAGGHANHSLFWTVMGPQGTGQPSGELLEAINSAFGSYDAFKEKFEDAAKTRFGSGWAWLVVQNGSLAVVSTANQDNPLMGEAVAGVGGTPILGVDVWEHAYYLNYQNKRPDYLKAFWSVVNWDEVARRYTEAKQ; this is encoded by the coding sequence ATGGCTTACGAACTGCCCAAGCTGCCCTACGCCTACGACGCCCTGGAACCTCACATCGACACCCGCACGATGGAGATTCACCACACCAAGCACCACCAGACCTATGTGGACAACGCCAACAAGGCGCTGGAAGGCAGCGACCTGGCGGATCTGCCCGTCGAGGACCTGATTCAGAAACTGGATCAGGTGCCGGCTGACAAGAAGACTGTCCTGCGCAACAACGCGGGCGGCCACGCCAACCACAGCCTGTTCTGGACGGTTATGGGTCCACAGGGCACAGGCCAGCCGAGCGGTGAACTGCTCGAAGCCATTAACTCGGCCTTCGGGTCCTACGACGCCTTCAAGGAGAAGTTCGAAGACGCCGCCAAGACCCGCTTCGGCTCGGGCTGGGCGTGGCTGGTCGTGCAGAACGGCTCGCTGGCCGTCGTCTCTACCGCCAACCAGGACAACCCCTTGATGGGCGAGGCCGTTGCCGGTGTAGGCGGTACCCCGATTCTGGGGGTGGACGTGTGGGAACACGCCTATTACCTGAACTATCAGAACAAGCGTCCCGATTACCTGAAGGCCTTCTGGAGCGTCGTGAACTGGGACGAAGTGGCCCGCCGCTACACGGAAGCCAAGCAGTAA